The proteins below are encoded in one region of Tessaracoccus aquimaris:
- a CDS encoding ATP-dependent Clp protease proteolytic subunit gives MAGPGASGLGMTDNVYASLLANRIIFLGSEVKDENANAICAQMLLLNAEDPEKDIYLYINSPGGSVDSGMAIFDTMQWISNDVATVAMGLAASMGQFLLSAGTPGKRFALPHSRIMMHQPSGGLGGTASDIRIQAEQSLHIKKTMAELIAKHTGQTIDQIEADSDRDRWFTAEQALEYGFIDHVFERASQIKSEAPNQ, from the coding sequence ATGGCCGGTCCGGGGGCCTCCGGGCTCGGCATGACCGACAACGTCTACGCGTCCCTGCTGGCGAACCGGATCATCTTCCTCGGCTCCGAGGTGAAGGATGAGAACGCCAACGCCATCTGCGCGCAGATGCTTCTGCTGAACGCGGAAGACCCCGAGAAGGACATCTACCTCTACATCAACTCGCCCGGCGGCTCCGTCGACTCCGGCATGGCCATCTTCGACACCATGCAGTGGATCAGTAACGACGTGGCGACCGTCGCGATGGGCCTCGCGGCCTCGATGGGCCAGTTCCTGCTCTCCGCAGGCACCCCCGGCAAGCGCTTCGCCCTCCCGCACAGCCGCATCATGATGCACCAGCCCTCGGGCGGCCTCGGCGGCACCGCCTCCGACATCCGCATCCAGGCCGAGCAGTCCCTGCACATCAAGAAGACGATGGCCGAGCTGATCGCCAAGCACACCGGACAGACCATCGATCAGATCGAGGCCGACTCTGACCGCGACCGGTGGTTCACCGCCGAGCAGGCACTCGAGTACGGATTCATCGACCACGTCTTCGAGCGCGCGTCCCAGATCAAGTCGGAGGCTCCGAACCAGTGA